DNA from Mycolicibacterium alvei:
ATACCCGGGATGATGCCGAGGACCGACAGGTCCCAGACCCCGTTGTGGCTGGCGCCGTCGGGCCCGGTGACCCCGGCCCGGTCCAGCACCATGGTGACCGGCAGCTTGTGCAGCGCCACATCCATCATCAGTTGGTCGAACGCCCGGTTGAGGAACGTGGAGTAGATCGCCACCACCGGATGCAGACCGCCCATGGCCAGGCCGGCCGCCGAGGTCATGGCGTGCTGCTCGGCGATACCCACGTCAAAGAACCTGTCCGGGAACCGATCCCGAAACACACTCAGACCCGTCGGCCCGGGCATGGCCGCGGTGATCGCCACGACATCGCGGCGTTTGGTGCCGATCTTGACCAGCTCGTCGGAGAACACCGACGTCCAACCGGGGGCCGAAGCCTTCGTCGGCAGTCCGGTCTCCGGGTCGATGACACCGCAGGCGTGCATCTGCTCGGCCTCGTCGTTCTCGGCATGCGCATAACCCATGCCCTTGCGGGTCACCACGTGCACGATCACCGGGGCGTTGAAGCCACGGGCGTTGCGCAGCGCGCTCTCCACCGCATGCTCGTCGTGACCGTCGATCGGGCCGACGTACTTGATGCCCAGATCGGTGAACATCACCTGCGGGGAGATCGCGTCCTTGATGCCTGCCTTGATGCTGTGCATGCACTGGTAGCAGAACTCGCCGACGACCGGCAGCCCGCGGACGGCCTTGCGGCCCCCCTCCAGGATCCGCTCATAGCCCGGTTGCAACCGCAGACCGGCGAGATGGTCGGCGAAGCCGCCGATGGTGGGCGCGTAACTGCGGCCGTTGTCGTTGACGACGATGACCACCGGCCGGCCACCCGTGGCGATGTTGTTCAGCGCCTCCCAGCACATGCCGCCGGTCAGGGCGCCGTCACCGACGACCGCCACCACGTGGCGATTGCGGTGCCCGGTCAACTCGAAGGCCTTGGCCAGACCGTCGGCATAGGACAGCGCCGTACTGGCGTGGCTGGACTCCACCCAGTCGTGCTCGCTCTCGCTGCGCGACGGGTACCCCGACAGGCCGTCCTTGCTCCGCAGGGTGTCGAAATCCTGGGCACGCCCGGTCAGCATCTTGTGGACATAGGCCTGATGGCCGGTGTCAAAGATGATCGGATCGTGTGGCGAATCGAACACCCGGTGCAGCGCCAAGGTGAGTTCGACGACACCCAGGTTGGGGCCAAGATGTCCCCCGGTTGCAGCCACCTTGTGGATCAGGAACTGACGGATTTCCTGTGCCAGATCAGTCAACTCGGACTGTGACAGGTGCTGCAGATCAGCGGGACCGCGGACCTGTTCAAGCATCCAGCCAGTGTACGCACGCATGTCGGGTCAGTCCTGGCGAGGCTGATAGACATCGGGCACACCATCATGGTCGGCATCGAGGGTCTCCCACTGGTGAATCCGGCGGTATGCGGCATTGCGCGACACCAGAACCACCGACGCCAGCAGCCCCGCCACCACCGATCCGGTGACCACCGCGATCTTGACGTCATCGGTGGCAACGCTGCCGGGTCCGAAAGCCAGCTCGCCGATGAGCAGCGACACCGTGAAGCCGATCCCGGCCAGCATTGCGACGCCGAGCACATCCCGCCACGCAAGGTCCTCATCGAGGCTGGCGTGGGTGAAGCGGGCCAACAGATACGTCGTGCCCAGCACGCCGATGGGCTTGCCGAGCACCAGCCCGGCGATCACCCCGATCGTCACGGGGTGCGACAGGGCGTCGGCGAAGCCCGACCACCCGCCGACCGTCACCCCCGCGGCGAAGAACGCGAACACGGGCACGGCGAACCCTGCCGAGAGCGGCCGTACGAGATGTTCGAAGTGTTTGGCCGAAGCGTGGCGACCCAGCACCGGCACGGTGAACCCGAGCACCACCCCGGCCACCGTGGCGTGCACGCCACTGGCATGGACCAGCGCCCAGGCCACGATCGCCGGCGGCATCAGGATCCACCACTGGCGCGCACCCCGCTGCACCGCGAACGCATACAACGCGATCGGGATCAGCGCCCCCGCCAACGGACCCAGCGCTACGTCATCGGTGTAGAAGACCGCGATGACGACGATCGCCAGCAGATCGTCGACGACCGCCAACGTCAGCAGGAAGATCCGCAGCGCTGCGGGCAGATGGGTGGACACCACGGCCAGCACGGCCAGCGCGAAGGCGATATCCGTGGCAATCGGCACCGCCCACCCGTCGATGGTCTCCGGATGGCCCGAGAACAGGTTGATCCCGACGAAGATCGCCGCAGGCACCGCCATGCCGCCGACGGCAGCCGCGATGGGCAGCGCGGCGCGGGCCGGATCCCGCAGATCACCGGCGACGAACTCGCGTTTGAGCTCCACGCCGACGACGAAGAAGAAGACCGCCAACAGGCCGTCGGCGGCCCAGGCCGACAGGCTCAGGTCGAGGTGCAGGGACTGCGGACCGACGACGAATTCCGACAGTCGGTGATAGCCACTCGACCACGGTGAATTCGCCCACACCAGCGCCGCGCCCGCGGCCGCCAGCAGCAACGCCCCACCCGTCGTCTCGGTGCGCAGTAGGTCCGAGACCCGCTGCCATTCCGGCCACGATCCCCGCGCCAGCAGGCGGCGCCGGTTATCGGGCTCACGACGGTCACGCATTCGGTCTCCTGAAGTCAGCATGGGATGCACGCCGACCAGACTTCCCGGCACACCTGCGGTTCACGCTAACAGGCCGGGCCCACCGGCAACCGTCGGCAAAGACCGTGGCAGCACGTCAAACCGGCGGCAAGAACCCCACGGTCGTGATTACGTAAGGTGTAGATGCAGTCGATCACTCCGGGGTGCGGGTTGAATCCATTCGATCACTATTACGCGCGTACCGCCCTGCTGGCTGCGCAGGGCAAGCGCACCCAGATGCAGCGGCTCATCGGGGTCACCATCATCGGACTCAGCCTGGTCCCCCTGCTGGTGCTGGTCAGCCCGAAGGGTCCGCACGGCGGCCTCCAGTACGTGGCTGTGGCGGTCGGTATCGGCGGACTCACCCTGGCCCAGTGGTGGTGGCGGCGGCAGTGGCCCAGCCGCACCCAGTCATGGACCGTCGTGTCCCTCGGTACGGCCTGTATCGGCGCCACCTGCATCCTGCTGGTGGACCCGGTCGTCGGCCTCATGGGTTCCAGTTCGTTGAGCCTGGTCGCCGCCTATACGGCGTTCCTGCACAGCCGCCGGGTGCTGCATCTGATCTGGGTCGCCTCCGGCGCGATCGTGGTCTTTCTGGGCGTACGGGTGGCGCTGACGGACGTCTGGCTGGGTGTGGCGGGCACGCTCGTCGCCTTGCTGGTGATCCTGAGCACCTCGGCGTTGTGCCGGATCGCCGTCGAGTTGATCGAACCCGACCGCCTCCAGCACCCGGGCGAGATCGACCCGCTGACCGGTCTGC
Protein-coding regions in this window:
- the dxs gene encoding 1-deoxy-D-xylulose-5-phosphate synthase is translated as MLEQVRGPADLQHLSQSELTDLAQEIRQFLIHKVAATGGHLGPNLGVVELTLALHRVFDSPHDPIIFDTGHQAYVHKMLTGRAQDFDTLRSKDGLSGYPSRSESEHDWVESSHASTALSYADGLAKAFELTGHRNRHVVAVVGDGALTGGMCWEALNNIATGGRPVVIVVNDNGRSYAPTIGGFADHLAGLRLQPGYERILEGGRKAVRGLPVVGEFCYQCMHSIKAGIKDAISPQVMFTDLGIKYVGPIDGHDEHAVESALRNARGFNAPVIVHVVTRKGMGYAHAENDEAEQMHACGVIDPETGLPTKASAPGWTSVFSDELVKIGTKRRDVVAITAAMPGPTGLSVFRDRFPDRFFDVGIAEQHAMTSAAGLAMGGLHPVVAIYSTFLNRAFDQLMMDVALHKLPVTMVLDRAGVTGPDGASHNGVWDLSVLGIIPGIRVAAPRDGASLREELGEALAVNDGPTALRFPKGDVGQDIPALRRHGGVDVLAVPADGLTEDVLLVAVGSFAAMALAVAERLRNQGIGVTVVDPRWVLPVPEAVGELARRHKLVVTVEDNGVHGGIGSSVSAALRHAEIDVPCRDLGVPQVFQEHASRGEVLAAVGLTDQHIARQITGWIAAIGAPVGEQEVSNQVD
- the nhaA gene encoding Na+/H+ antiporter NhaA, which translates into the protein MRDRREPDNRRRLLARGSWPEWQRVSDLLRTETTGGALLLAAAGAALVWANSPWSSGYHRLSEFVVGPQSLHLDLSLSAWAADGLLAVFFFVVGVELKREFVAGDLRDPARAALPIAAAVGGMAVPAAIFVGINLFSGHPETIDGWAVPIATDIAFALAVLAVVSTHLPAALRIFLLTLAVVDDLLAIVVIAVFYTDDVALGPLAGALIPIALYAFAVQRGARQWWILMPPAIVAWALVHASGVHATVAGVVLGFTVPVLGRHASAKHFEHLVRPLSAGFAVPVFAFFAAGVTVGGWSGFADALSHPVTIGVIAGLVLGKPIGVLGTTYLLARFTHASLDEDLAWRDVLGVAMLAGIGFTVSLLIGELAFGPGSVATDDVKIAVVTGSVVAGLLASVVLVSRNAAYRRIHQWETLDADHDGVPDVYQPRQD
- a CDS encoding GGDEF domain-containing protein — encoded protein: MQSITPGCGLNPFDHYYARTALLAAQGKRTQMQRLIGVTIIGLSLVPLLVLVSPKGPHGGLQYVAVAVGIGGLTLAQWWWRRQWPSRTQSWTVVSLGTACIGATCILLVDPVVGLMGSSSLSLVAAYTAFLHSRRVLHLIWVASGAIVVFLGVRVALTDVWLGVAGTLVALLVILSTSALCRIAVELIEPDRLQHPGEIDPLTGLLNRGAFDMHTATMLGSHSRHDDQYLVVVAVGIDDMALLGDMDGNHSTLHARIAVAQAIRETVRHKVPLAHVSDSEFLIADVFKTNDPSPLVNRIRMALTTTPMRLTASIGTACSQLRPLTELPTPQVVDALVALAGTAMNQSKAQGGNRATYAHFPTPTMDPDA